aaagcgcaGAGTCAAATGtagtaaaaatcataaatgaatcaaactgccatagaatttctatggatagacattccatgcttgaatagtaagagtatagcagtaggaatatactaccgaccGCCTGACCACAATGGTGTTGGTGattatgaaatgctcagggacaTTAGAAAGGCTATAAAAATTGAAAAGTTAATAATAATAGGGTATtttaactatccccatattgacatgtcacctcaggatgggatgcagaaataACATTTTTAGACACTatgaatgactgcttcttggagcagctagtcctggaacccacaaaggcAGAGCCAATTCTCGATTTAGtggcgcacaggatctggtccaatggGTGAATATAGCTAAACCActcagtaatagcgaccataatgtaattaaaattaacATCCTTCTGTGGGgtgaaataccaaagaagcccaccccgtagtatttaacttcagaaaggggaactacacaaaaatgaggaagctagttaaacagaaattaaaaggaacagtcacaagagtgaaatgcctgcaagctgtatggaaccttttaaaaaacaccataataaaggctCCAATTAGTGTTACAGGCTCCTTCCTAGccataaatagtgtgtaataagcatgtcataaaaacaaattttatatttccaagtcactgcttttataatttatactcaggtaaaggagaaaatccctggaaatattcatttttaggaaggagttcgcaagacttgacattttagtgaaaggggttcacaggttgttaaagtttgggaatcactgagctagatggacctttggtctgacctagtatggccattcttatgttcttatgtagtgcTGTAAATATTTCCTTTCCTGGCTTGCTGTTGACAGTCCTTCCTATTCTGTTCTCCTGTCCCTTCTCCCGTCATTGTTTACCTTTAGCACCTTTCACCTTTCCTCATAACTCTGTCCCTCCACCcctttgtaataataataaaataataataataattaataattaatggagatatcccatctcctagaactggaagggaccttgaaaggtcatcgagtccagccccctgccttcactagcaggaccaagtactgattttgccccagatccccaagtggccccctcaaggattgaactcacaaccctgggtttagcaggccaatgctcaaaccactgagctatccctcccctctgttGTTCTCTCAACTCCGTCCAATTCATCAACAACTTTTCAGTAATATCATGCCCAGAACAGAATGCACTTTTCCTGGTGCAATCACATCAAAGCCATATAGGGAGGTCTGTCCCTGTGTTGCTTTGTGACTCGATGCTTTGGAGCATGCAGCACAAAGCTGCATTGGTCTATTCTGCAGGATTAGTGCATTGCAAATTCATGTCCCATTTGCTGCCTCCTCTCACTGCCCTTGTCTTTCAGCCATTGCTGCTTCCCATTGTTGGAGTTTCCTGCCCAGATGTGTTCCCTTTCCAGGCTTTAATCTCTTTACTCTGTCCACACTGTTATTCTCAGCTCCTCCTAACTTAGCATCATTTGTAAACCCCATTAACATGTTGCTGACCCCCTtgtctagatcattaatgaagtttGTAAATCAGACTGGGCCTGACACCTATCCTTAGAGGGCACATTagacccttccccaccctccttatTGTTAAGGGCGAGTATCCTCAGCACTATACAAGGCACGTTGTGCAGAGAGACCAAGAGGCTGATGATAGCTtagtgcagggagaggggctggttttatttttaatggcttgATGATAGTTTGCCATTTACCATAGCCTTTGTTTTACCACCTTCCTGCCAGTTGTCAGCCCCTATGCTGGTGTCTGGTCTAAGCCAATTGTAATTAATTCTGACACTGAGGTTCCATGGGATGCTGTATCAAACATTTTGATCCAATCTAAATAATCTCCCTTCAGCATCTTCCTTTCAAGCACTAACTCTGCAATTCTGTATGTTTAAAAAGAAAGGCAGTGATTTTGCATGGTGGGATGAGTTCTTTGCAAATGCTCAGTGCAGTGGGTTGCTCGGGGACTGTCCAGCTGCAGGCCTGGTGACAGGTGGCTCTTCCTTGGCAGGTGTTTGATGTGCAGAGGAAGGTCACCTACAAGAACCTGAATAACTGGTACAAGGAGCTGAGAGAGTTCCGCCCAGAGATCCCCTGCATTGTGGTGGCCAACAAAATTGATGGTGAGTGTTTCTGCCTCAGCCTTTTGATGCTGTGGGATGGTCCTTTTGTGATATGGCTGAGGGAAGTGACCGCCTGGCTGGTCCCAAGGGCTTCTTGGAGATGGACTCCATCGGTCATATTTTACTAGATAAAGTACAGGCCTTTCACAGCATGTTTTTGCCTCTTGACTTTGTTTTGCtcagaaaaagaaacagaaaccACAAATTTGTTTTCAGCACAGACATAAATATATAGTACAGTTAGCTGAGCTCTGCCCTGATATGACCCAGTCTCCTTCCTATCCCCTCCCCTGAACAGCAACTTGCACCACACTGGCCAGCTGGCAGAGCCCTCTTAGCTCACCAGGTTCCCTGACCTGGCTACTGTTTATAGTCTGTATTGTGGAAGGACCCAGAGGCCCCATCCAGATCAGGCCCCTTTGTGCATAGGatgagactgtccctgccccaaagagattgcagtctgctttgggaCGAGAAGCAACAAGTGAGTGTGACAAACAGTGGAAGAGCAGCGGAGGGAGGGCAAAGGTGATGGCTCTATGACAACACCGGTACGCTGCAAGTGTCCTAGGAGGTGAACCACTGTTAGCAATAGTGAGAAATGTTTGAAAGACATCCCTAGCACAGACAGAGCCATGCAGGCCTGGGAGTTGGGACAGATGAAAAGTAATGCTCCATTGTTTACACTGCACCAGATGTCCCCCAGTGAGACAGGTGAGAGTCCCTGTCAGGGTCCCTCTGTGGAAAGCCTTGACCAGCAACAAAAAGGTCCTCTTCCATCCTGTACTTCCTTGCTAACTGTTAGTTTAGCCTGCCTCCCTTTGCAGGGACCTCTAGTTGTCAGGAGGCACCATCCAAACCATGTGCTGCATGAAGGGGGCCTTGCCAGCGAGATGCCCCCACGCAGGTTGCATGGATTCCTTCTCTTTGCTGTCCCAGGGCATGCTTGGCCTGCTACCAGCAGTGATGGCTCAACAACTGCTTCTCCTTTGCTCCTTCAGCGGATATGAAAGTTACTCAGAAAAGCTTCAACTTTGCCCGGAAGTTCAATCTGCCCTTCTATTTTGTCTCAGCTGCAGATGGCACCAACGTAGTGAAGGTAAATCTTAGCTATGTGAGGTGGGACTGGTGCCAGGCTGCATGGGGAGGTGAGAAGGAGCAGGGGTTCTTTGTGAGACAGGATGTTTCGCTGGCTGCCTCCCAGGTGTGGGGGGTCCCGTTGCTGGGGGGTTGTCTCATGGCTGGTTTCTCTACGGTGCTGTAGGGTGGGGGGGAAAGTCCTGTGGGTTCGCCTGGGGTTGGGCATCTCAGACGCCCCTCTCATTCCCAGAGTGACAAGTGCCCCCCTTTCTCCTCAGCTCTTCAGTGATGCTATCAAACTGGCCGTTGCGTACAAACAGAATTCAGGGGATTTTATGGATGAGGTCATGCGGGAGCTGGAGGTAAGAGAGCCCTGCCTAAAGCTCGCCTCCCTCTCCTTAGTGGTTGCCAGCACCACACACCTTCCCTCACCAGGAAAAAGCTCCCAGTCCCAGTGCAGAGTGGGCTGAGGTGGAGCCTGTGTTGGGAGCGTCATGGGGATCCCGTAGTGCCCCAGTCCCAGCTCAGAGTGGGTGAGGTGGGCCCTGTGTTGGGAGCGTTGTGGGATCCTGTACAGACAGTCCCAGGTTAGGGGTGAGGGGATGAGGTGCTGTGCTGGGAGTGCCATGGTGTGGTGAGGAATGACTGCTTCCCATTTGCTTCTCACCATTCCCCTATCCTGCTCCCTTCCAGAACTTTGAGCTGCAGAAAAAGGGGGAGGACTCGGATAAAGAGGAGAACTACCCCGAGGAGAAGCCCCCATCCACCTGAGCCCAGGCTTCAGACCAACCTTGTGCTGCTCCCTATCGCCCCAGCTTCTTCATGGTTAGTTAGAACCGTCACTCTCTGCCAGAGGAGAGCAGATTTCTCATGCACTGGCCATGCTGGGAGCCTCTGGCTGGGACCATCCCTCCCTAGGAGGGAGACTGTTTGGGCCTGATCTTCCTGGCCTGGACCCTATCCTCCTGAGCATCCGGGACGCAGAAGGAACAGGAATACATGTGACTGCTGCCTGCccctgtgggagggaaggggggcattTGCTGGGGTGTTGGgccactgcctgccctgcatGGAAGGGTCCTACCCAGGTGTCTATTAGCAGAGCCCAGATTGAGAAAAACAACACTAAAGGATTTTTTTACAAAGCGTTGAGCCTGGGTCCTTCCTGCATCCGAACCATGTTTGAATAGCAGCCCTTCCCACTGCTATTTCAACCCAGCCAGCTCTacctctcacccctccctgaccccacccACCGTACCAGCCCACCCATTCCACCCCAATGCTTCTCTGGCTCTGTGTGTGCCACCCTTCCTCGTGCCCACTGTTCCAGCCCAGCTGGCTCTGTGTGCCACCCTTCTCCACCCACACTGTCCCAGCCCACTGCGAGCCATCCCTCCCCTTCCTCACTCCACCATTCTAGCCCACCTGGCTGtgtgcagcccctgctcctgtGTGGTTCTGGGCATGGCATAAGAGGTTGAATAGAACAGAGGCAGAGCTGGTTGTGTTGTGGGCACTGTTTTACTTCTGCTGTGAGGTAAGCTCTCAGTCTCCATCCACAAGGACAACGGGCAGgatgggagctgggtgctggtaCAGAGTCCTCTAGAACAGTGGGCAAAGCGTCAGAAATGGCCACTGTCCATCTCAGCCTCCGCtgtgctctgctcccctcccttctCAAGTCCCCTTTCCCTTCAGGTCCTGTAGGAACTCGTTCAGCTTCCTGAAGAAGTCAGACAGACTGCTCTGGACTGACAGGCAGAGGCCTGTCCTTgttctgggcctgggcctgggcctgagcCTAGGCCTGACTTTGCCCAAGATCCAGTCATGAAAGTGCTGAGTGGAGCTGTAGACCCCTGGCCTCTGTGCCTTGgcgcagcccagcccccagctggTGACTCCAATAACCCAGAAGCGCTTTGACCTTTCCTCTGTGCACATGAGGGGGCCACCACTGTCGCCCTGCAGCAGGGAAGAGAGGTCTGAGGCAAAGCAGCTCCTCACAGTGGGTCAGGCTTGGCAGTAGCGGTGACTCCTTGGAAGAGGATTAAGGACCCACAACTCGTCCCTCTGGCATCCGCCACTGGGAGACATTTGTCAGCTAGAGCTCAGAGGAAGGGGGCTCACCCCAAAGGCCTGGCTTGCGTTGGCAAAGCCCTAGCACGTGTTCCAAAAGGGGATGATCTTGCAGTGCCCCGCACCCCTGGGAATGGCCTGTCTAGGGGCTGCAACCCGGGCTTCCCCCATCAAGAGTCAGCTGCATTTCTGTGTTAGCTCATAGCTGGTTTGGTGAGTGCTGAGCAGtcagctccctccccttcctcctcccatacAGAGCCCTCTTGGGTACCACGCCTCTGAACGTAGCCACTCTGCATCGGCGCTATGGCACGGAGGCCTCACTCCCTGCCCCATGTGCTAAGGCACGGGGCCTTCCTCCCAGCTCTGCGTACCACGTGAAGGGTGTCTGCCTCACTGGCCCTGAGGAGTAGCTGGGCTCTTAATCCTAAGAGCTCCTGACCCAGAGTGGGTCTCTGAGTCATTGACATTAGAGAGAAAACCACCTACTGGGCCCCTCTAGTCCATTCCTGTGGCCTATTCCCTAGTGTTCTGGCCGGTTCCATTGCTGGGAATCTTCCCACTTCCTTTGGGAGGCTGCCACAGCCCAATGCAGCTCGTTGTGGGCTCTACAATCCCCCTCCTTTTGCATAGCATCCCTGGGGCTTTACACCCCTAATACAATGACAGAGAGAAAAGCAAAGAGGTTTCCAGCTGAGATTACCCACGAGATGGGCAAATGGAAGGAGttctggcagcaggcagacaGAGGAGAAGGCTCCCATACCACCAGGTAGAGAGAGGCCAGTGCTGGACAAGCAGAAGGACTGGGGCATgggttttaaaatggggtggggCAGTTTGGAAGGGACTGGGCACCAGTGGAGGAGCCTGGGGATGGGTGAGGAGGAATGATGTGGTTGCACTTTCTTTTGTATGCCAGAAACAGCGTCATCTGGAACTAAAGGAGACCATAGCCAAGGGTGCTGAAACTGTTCAGGTcggaggagagggaggaggatcTGGTGGAAAAGGAGAGGGAAGCAGAGCCCTGGGTAGGGAtattggaggaagaggaggcaggtTCCCAGGTGAGGATTCCAGCAGAGCAGGGGGAAGTGAGCGTTCTAGGCGGGGATCCCAGAAAAGGGGGTGTGAGGCCACAGCACAAGCATTTGAGTGGAGATGGGGAGGACTCTGCAGTGAGAGGGCTCCGGCCTGCGTACCTGGCAGCTGTCGATGCCTCCTTGCTCGTACCCTGCACACAGGTTGTTGCTGGCGATGGCCCCGTTGTACCAGCGGCTGCTGTTACAGGTCGTGATATCAAGGAGATGCACCTTGGCTTCCTGCAGGATGTCGGCTGTttcctgggctgcagggacatgaaGAATATTTACTGCACAGCTCTTAGCCCTATCTCCCGTTCCCCAATGCGCCACACgggtgtgcccctcccccagtgcctaaCCTTCACTCTGCTCTGTCAGTTTTGTGGGAGGTGGTTCTGCTAtgcatcccctcctcctcctcccttgcctGGGCGGGTGAGGTTTGGATCAGCCCTTGGTGGGCACGTGCCCTTGGCTCAGTGAGGTGTGTGGGGCAGCTGCAGAGCTTCATGCTCGCCAGATCCCAGTGGTCCCAGCGTTTCTGCTGGGACAGGTGCCCAGTTAGACTCTCACATGTCTCCTGCGTGACTCCCCAGCCGCTGATGTAGCAGTGGGACAGGTTCGACACCTCCACCATGGCATCGGGCAGGCAGGCGGGCTGTGCGTAGTCATTGCACGCGATGGGCTGGTCGAGCTCCAGCAGAGCGACGTCATTACTCTCCGTGCGCGGCTCGTAGTGCTCATGCTGCACCACCTGTTTGATGGAGCGCACCTGGGCCTCAGGGCCACGCTGGGAGAGCTGGGACGCACCGATCACAACACGCCACTGCGGGAGCAGCCTGGAGAACAGAGTGGGCGTCAGtcacggggaggaggggggaggggatagagtggttcctctcccagccagtgcAGGGCCCCAGAGAGATGCACTGTAGCTGGGTACATTGCACTGCCCTATTGTCTGAGGCACAGGAGAGAGCGGCAGCAGGGAGCCAGGTACAGAAAAACAACAGGGCCAGCTGCTTGGACAGTGTGTTCTCCAGCATGCTGTCATCTGGGGACAAGCTGTCAGTCAGTGCCCATGCCACCAGGGCTCAGCCTAGGGTGTGTTGATGCCTGGCCAGGGAATGGTGCCAGGCTGTGGGATAGGCTGTGGTGCCCAGCTGTCTCTCCCCATAAGTAAGGATCAGCCCCATGGCCTGGCCAGTTCCAGGGCATTGCCCAGATGCCCTTCTGGCTTGCAAGTGCTGGGAGTACATTGAACAGTGGGTGGGTGGCCTGAGCTGCTGGCCCCCTGCCTGGGCTGTGAGGGCATCCCTCCCCCAAGGTCACCCATCTCACCTTCTCTTGGCTTTGAAGCAGTGAGCTGCTGTGAGGACCCAGCGAGTGCTGATGAGGGACCCACCACATGAATGCCGGGGGCCCATTCGGGTGGGGATCTGGATGCTGACGAGCCAGGGCCAGGCCCCTGGCAGAGCATCTACGCCACCCACGATCCGCATCCCGCCGTAGCCAGACATCAGGGGGCGGCGCCCACAAACTGCACTGGAGACAGAGGTGTGTTACTGCCCTGCTGTCTGTGGCCTGACACTTCCCCTGGCACTGACCTTTGCCCCAGGCTGTTTCTATCTCACTCCCCAGGTCTTGCCATACATCTTCTGTGTCATGCCAAATGCCTCTCCCTGGACACAGCAcgtgggcagcagcagggcctaGGAGCCCTGTGTGTTACCCACCCCATGTGAGATGGCCCATGGGATTTATATGCCAGGGCCTCATTGCTAACCCAAGAGGCACAGATGTCACCTGAACCTGGGCGTGAccctgggaagggggcaggaatccCTGTCATTCAGGACAGCCCCATGTTGGGGGGAAGCCAATGCCCTTTGGTGCTTGGGAAGTGCCCCATCAGGGCCACTCTCAGTATTTCCTCTCACGGCCCAGGTGTCACTTACTCACAGCTGCCATTCATGCTGTGCATGGGCCAGACCAGGGTGTGGAACaggaggagggagagcagcagcatctTCCATCGGAGCACCAGATGCCTGCATCTACGGAGACTTGCCTCACCACTCGTGACATCATAAACCAAGTCCCGGGCCTCCGTCCAATCAGTGTCTGGCCAATATGACATCACATAGGTCTCTGGTTTCCTCCTTCCTTTGTGACGAGCAAGAAGAGCTGGGAAGGTGCTGATGGAGGCATCAGGGCCAATGCTGTGAACACTGAGAGGGTGACATGGTCGGTGACTTCCATGGACGATGGAGATACCTCTGGGGCAGGTAGGAACGGGTAGGCTACTGGCACGTCTGCTTACAGCACAGAGGGAAATCTCCCTGAACAGTGTATCCGGCTTGGCCACCCTGCTCTCCTCCCACACTGCTCTCTCTGTAGTAGGGCTCGCTGGGTACATAACCCACACAGTGTAGCTTGTGTGAGCATGTTCTCCAGGCACTCTGTGCCCTGCTGAGGCATCATGGAGTAGCTGCCTACATTCTCCCAGAGTGCACTGATACATACACTAGAACAAGAAACGTAGGACTGGCCAGACTCGGTCAGCTCCAAGATccttctagtccagtgtcctgtgcCCAACTGTCCAGAGGAAAGTGTAAGAACCCCAAAGCAGTAGATGAGGGGTaatctgctcctctccctccccccaaaggtcTGATTCTAATCTTTAATTGTTGGAGATTGTGCTTCAAGATTTAATCCAATGTTTAATATTCTTCCCAATACCTCTTTTTGCATTAACTCTTATAAATCTGGATATTCTCATTGTCCATCTAAATGTCCAGCCCTTTTTGGCCTTAACGACTTCCAGTGGCAATGAATTCCGCAGACTATGCATTTTGATGGACAGTATTTTCTTTTACTGgtttttgaatttgccaccttttgaTTTACTCAAATGACCCCTTGTCCTTGTGCTGTGaggcagggagaacagaagctcctgaTCTAACTTCACTAGATCATTTATTACTTTATAGATTTGTATCATGTCCCCTTTTATTCATCTCTTCTCTAAAGTAataatcccaatcttttcaatctctcttcatatgataGTTGTCCCAGGCCTCTGAGCATTCCCAACGCCTTTCTCTGCACTCCTTCAAATTCTGCCATATCCAGGTGAGGCCGCCCCCTTGAATATATAACGGCGTTAGACTCCAGTCCATGCCTTATGCGTCCCAGCACCTTGTTTGCTGTTTTGAGCTGCTGCACCGACATCCAGGTCTCTTTCTGAGCTGGTAGAGCCCTGTACAGTGTATGAGTAGTTCTGATTTtcccctccaatgtgcattactttgcatttatctacacTGAATGTGGGCAGACACATGTCCCCACATGGTGCACGGTTGTGAGGTAAGAAGCTGTGCCCAGTGTGGTGGGGTGTGTCATGGGGGGAGTTTGGCCAGGATCTAGCAAGAGGCCCTGCTCACAGTTTGCACTGGGGGCAGCCCAGCTGATGCCTGCAGCATATACTGCACAGACTGGGTCTGTTTATGACAGCAGAGATGTATTTAGTGAGTATTTAAACAATGCTTTGACACTGCAAAGCACCAACTAATGGCTCAGTATCATTACTCATTTCACTTGTGCTGCCAGGGGCAGGGAATACACCACAGATGCACGTAGGAAGTCAGCGTTGTTCGAGAGCTTAGTTTTTCCAGCTGCACACCCCAGTCTATCTGCAGGGAACCCGTCAGACCTAGGCCATCCATCAGCAAGGAAAAAGCTTTCTAAGCTCTAAAGGTGCGAGCAGAGCCTTCCAGAGAAGAGCCTCCCCCTGAGTGTGACGGTAATGGGGACACCTTGCCAGAGAAGTCAGCCTGCTGCAAAGGGCGAGGCCTTTGAAAACAATTCTCCTCCTGTGTAATTCTAATATAGTCACCTCCTGTGGGCATGGTGGATTTGAATGAGGAATAGGGGGTGCCTGTCTGAGGCTTATAAACGCCCTGCGGCTGGTATCAGGGTTCTTCAGTGGTGGGGAATGCCAGGGAGCCTGAGTGCCCAAGTAGCCATAGCAGAGCAAGGTGCATTGgaagattttaaggtcagaagagaacATAATCATTAAATAAATTATGCATTATTCCTACTCTGAATGTGTCTcgctccagcttccagccctgagatcttgttctgcctttgtctgctagggtAAAGAGTCCTGTGCTATCAGAAATCTCCTCCTCATGTaagtagaatatcagggttggaaggcacctcaggaggtatccagtccaaccccctgctcaaagcaggaccaatccccaggcagatttttgccccagatccctagatggccccctcaagggctgaactcacaaccctgggtttagcaggccaaggctcaaaccactgagctatccctccctccctggtacttgtagaccatgatcaagtcactgcTCAACCTGTCTTTCACGCTAAGGCGTGTTTCCCAGACCTTGAAATGTTCTCATAGCTCTTTGCCTAATACTTGCCAATTTATCAGTATCCTTATGGAAGTGCagacccagaactggatacagtatccAGCAATGGTCTCACTAAAgctgtatacagaggtaataccATCACCCTAGTCCTACCTGATATCCCCTTGTTAACACAGCCAAGGATCACATGCACCCTCCTAGCCACAGCATTGCCCTGGGAGTTCATTTCAGTTGTTTTCTACcatgacccctaagtccttttcagaggcactgctttccaggatacagtccccccccccccccccgctgataagtgtgacctacattctttgttcctagctcTGCAGCTGAtggcagtgtgggaggggactgtgCCATGATTTTTCTTtcacctccctctctcccagctcCCCAAACTCATTCTTTCCCCTCCTGACTGGTGGTTCTTCAAGGTGATTGCCCATGTGGATCCACACAGTTAGGGTGAACACTTGCACAACAGGCAAGGTCAGAAGCCCTAAAAACAGCATCCATTGGGGGCCACTCATCCAGGCTTTCAAAGGCATAAAAGGGCCCCAAACATCCTGTATGCCCTCCTACTCTGCGAATGCTTTCCCCAAGACTCTGAAGAAGGGGAAAATGAGCACGGTCAT
The Emys orbicularis isolate rEmyOrb1 chromosome 1, rEmyOrb1.hap1, whole genome shotgun sequence DNA segment above includes these coding regions:
- the LOC135889434 gene encoding rab-like protein 2A is translated as MARDAPGGDSCEELDQTKYDADENVKIICLGDSAVGKSKLMERFLLDGFRPQQLSTFALTLYKYTTNVDGKNILVDFWDTAGQERFQSMHASYYHKAHACIMVFDVQRKVTYKNLNNWYKELREFRPEIPCIVVANKIDADMKVTQKSFNFARKFNLPFYFVSAADGTNVVKLFSDAIKLAVAYKQNSGDFMDEVMRELENFELQKKGEDSDKEENYPEEKPPST
- the LOC135892260 gene encoding acrosin-like, coding for MRIVGGVDALPGAWPWLVSIQIPTRMGPRHSCGGSLISTRWVLTAAHCFKAKRRLLPQWRVVIGASQLSQRGPEAQVRSIKQVVQHEHYEPRTESNDVALLELDQPIACNDYAQPACLPDAMVEVSNLSHCYISGWGVTQETCETQETADILQEAKVHLLDITTCNSSRWYNGAIASNNLCAGYEQGGIDSCQGDSGGPLMCTEERSKRFWVIGVTSWGLGCAKAQRPGVYSSTQHFHDWILGKRTLYQHPAPILPVVLVDGD